The Triticum aestivum cultivar Chinese Spring chromosome 7B, IWGSC CS RefSeq v2.1, whole genome shotgun sequence genome window below encodes:
- the LOC123159732 gene encoding probable sulfate transporter 3.3 isoform X1 yields the protein MEGTSDRYGGHNGSEILPPKQAVVVKAPQPAVLHKVMAQPAQSSASKMKGKVKETFFPDDPFRSFKGQPLRKKWLMAVKYLFPIVEWLPGYSLSLFRSDLIAGLTIASVAIPQGISYAKLADLPPIIGLFSSFVPPLVYTMLGSSRDLAVGPTSITSLIMGAMLQKGVPVSPSEEPTLFLQLALTSTLFAGLLQASLGILRLGFIIDFLSKATLLGFMAGAAIIVSLQQLKELLGIIHFTDKMDIVPVMASVFQHTDEWSWQTMLMGACFLVLLLSARHVSMRWPEFFWISACAPLVSIIISTVLIFLFKGENHNISIIGPLKCGLNHPSWDKLLFDPKYLGLTMKTGLVIGIISLTEGVAVGRTFASIKDYKVDGNKEMMAIGLMNIVGSCTSCYVTTGGFSRSAVNHNAGCKTAMSNVIMALTVMVTLLFLMPLFVYTPNVVLGAIIIVAVIGLLDFSAAYHIWKMDKIDFLVCFCAFAGVIFLSVQQGLAIAVGISVFRVLMQVTRPRMIIQGNIKGTDIYRNIHQYEEAQRVPGFLILTVEAPINFANSNYLNERTKRWIEDESFSANKQTELRFVIFDLSAVPAIDTSGIAFLIDLKKPTERLGLELVLVNPTGEVMEKIQRANDTHNHFRADCLYLTIGEAIASLSGEASMATP from the exons ATGGAGGGGACGAGTGATCGCTACGGTGGCCACAATGGCAGCGAGATCCTGCCGCCCAAGCAAGCTGTGGTGGTCAAGGCGCCGCAGCCGGCGGTGCTGCACAAGGTTATGGCTCAGCCGGCGCAGAGCTCGGCGAGCAAGATGAAAGGGAAGGTGAAGGAGACCTTTTTCCCTGACGACCCATTCCGGAGCTTCAAGGGGCAGCCGCTGCGGAAGAAGTGGCTGATGGCGGTCAAGTACCTGTTCCCCATCGTGGAGTGGCTTCCCGGCTACTCGTTGTCCCTCTTCAGGTccgatctcatcgccggcctcACCATTGCCAGCGTCGCCATTCCTCAG GGTATTAGCTACGCGAAGTTGGCAGACCTGCCTCCGATCATAGGCCTAT TTTCGAGCTTCGTGCCGCCGCTCGTGTACACGATGCTGGGGAGTTCCCGTGACCTGGCGGTTGGCCCGACGTCGATCACGTCGCTCATCATGGGGGCCATGCTGCAAAAGggggtgccggtgagcccctccgaGGAGCCGACGCTATTCCTGCAGCTCGCCTTAACCTCCACCTTGTTCGCCGGCCTCTTGCAAGCCTCCCTCGGCATCCTCAG GTTGGGTTTCATCATCGACTTCTTGTCGAAGGCGACGCTGCTGGGGTTCATGGCGGGTGCGGCGATCATCGTGTCGCTGCAGCAGCTCAAGGAGCTGCTGGGTATCATCCACTTCACTGACAAGATGGACATTGTCCCCGTCATGGCCTCCGTCTTCCAGCACACCGACGAG TGGTCGTGGCAGACGATGCTGATGGGGGCGTGCTTCCTCGTGCTCCTGCTGTCAGCCAGACATGTG AGCATGAGATGGCCAGAGTTCTTCTGGATTTCGGCATGTGCTCCCTTGGTATCTATCATCATATCCACGGTGCTCATTTTCCTCTTCAAAGGAGAGAACCACAACATAAGCATA ATTGGGCCGCTCAAATGTGGCCTGAATCACCCCTCATGGGACAAACTACTCTTTGATCCAAAATATCTAGGACTCACCATGAAGACTGGCCTCGTCATCGGTATCATCTCCCTTACA GAAGGAGTAGCTGTTGGCAGGACATTTGCTTCAATCAAGGACTACAAGGTGGATGGTAACAAAGAGATGATGGCCATTGGGTTGATGAACATTGTGGGCTCATGTACATCATGCTATGTTACAACAG GAGGATTTTCTCGTTCTGCTGTGAATCATAATGCCGGCTGCAAGACCGCCATGTCCAATGTGATCATGGCGCTGACAGTCATGGTCACACTGTTGTTTCTCATGCCATTGTTTGTCTACACCCCGAATGTTGTCCTTGGAGCCATCATAATTGTTGCTGTCATTGGCCTGCTCGATTTTTCTGCTGCATACCACATCTGGAAGATGGATAAGATAGATTTCCTCGTGTGTTTCTGCGCATTTGCTGGTGTCATCTTCCTCTCAGTCCAACAAGGCCTCGCGATAGCG GTTGGTATATCTGTATTTAGGGTACTGATGCAAGTCACAAGGCCAAGGATGATAATTCAAGGGAACATAAAGGGAACGGATATTTACCGAAACATCCATCAGTATGAGGAGGCTCAGAGAGTTCCTGGGTTCTTGATACTAACAGTTGAGGCTCCTATAAACTTCGCAAACAGCAACTATCTGAATGAAAG GACTAAAAGATGGATAGAGGATGAAAGTTTTTCAGCGAATAAACAAACCGAACTCCGTTTCGTAATCTTTGATCTATCAG CTGTCCCTGCAATTGATACAAGTGGGATAGCGTTCCTCATTGACCTAAAGAAACCAACAGAGAGACTTGGCCTAGAG